The Triticum dicoccoides isolate Atlit2015 ecotype Zavitan unplaced genomic scaffold, WEW_v2.0 scaffold62384, whole genome shotgun sequence DNA segment AATGGAAAACCACAATAGACCATTAGTTTTGATGTTTGCTGTTACATCTAAGCTTCTGCTGTGAATTTACTTGTAGGGCCGAGATGTCTGGTGAACGCAAACAATTGGAACTTCATACACGGCTTACTAAAACGGTGGTCGAAATAAATGGTGATTGCCCTGATCCAACTCCGGaagatgaaaataaaagaaaatacttCCCCATGATTGGTACAATTGTTGTGGCGGCACCAGATTTCTGCTTCGTGGTAGTGAAAAGTTCTTTAATAGAAAAACATGGAATTTACACAATTAATCGTGATGGAAAAAGTATTAACATTAAAGCCGAAGACTTTATTTTATCAATTGGAACTTTGGCTGGGTTCTATCTTTATCACAACCAGTTACCATATGATATCGAGAAGGTGGAAGCTGTTGAATTTGGTGAAGAAGTTGAATTGTTTGATGTAGTTTATCTTTGTGACTTAACATTTGGACTTACTAAGCTGTCCTTTGACCTCACAGATGGTCATGTCATGTAAGTTTCTTTTCTTAAAAAGTTTCATGTTGTTTTCTCCTAAAATGTTTTGTGGATCCTTTTGTGTTTCCAATTTATAAATGTATTTCTTGGTCCAGGGATACAGATGGAGTCAATTTTGTCCATAATTGTGCTCAAAGCTTGCACACTGGCCAAGGTGCACCTGTTTTTTCTGGAAAGGGTAAACTTGTTGGCCTATGTATTCTGAACATACAAGGCCCATCCATTGCTCTCACTGTGACCCAAATAAAACAGAATCTGATGAGGATATACAAAACTAAGGTATGTAATACGAATAACATTGTTTACACTTACCCTTATTTATTTCTAATACAAatatatttctcaatttcacattgTGGTTCTCTTTGTTTGCAGACACTCGAGAAGTTTTTTGAAGAAGTACGGGCATCAGCAGGAAATGCCAAGGCGCCAGCTTCAGCGATGGTATGATTCCCCTATCTCTCCCTCCTATTTGTTTCTGTTCGATTTTGACATCTCTCTCCTTCAATCGACCGAAGCTTGCTTTGTGACGCTTTGAGCTAGGGTTTAGGCTGCGAGTACACTCATGTAGCATGGTTTGTTATGGGGCTCTATCCCGAGCTCCTCTGTGGATCAGGTTTTATTAGGCATTGCTGCTGATTTCCATTTCTTTTGTATTCGGTGGTTGGAATTTTCGTGTCAGGATGTTGATTGATTGGACAGATGGAAGGTTAGGTTTTGACTTTTTTAGAGTTTGAGCATAAATAGAAAACACTTTTAACAAATCATTACATGGAGGAGATGGCTCGGTGCTTATCATCTTCAAATAGGCTATTAAGGGCTTATAGGAAAATGAAAGACTGCGTGAACTAGGTCCTGGAGATGTTTGTAGTTGTGTCATAGATAGACTATCATCAGGTACCATGTTCTGCATTGATGGAAATGCTAATTATGTCGTGTAGCTGCGTGTGAAAAATATATGCTATGTTTTCGGAGGAACTTGCAGTTAATTATCTGTTTGCATCTTGATTTTTGATTAGTCAGGAACCACACTTGTCCACCTTTGTTCCTTTGGTTATGTGGTTTACTCCCTCCGTCTCTATTTACTTGGCATGCAGATATTTGACCAACAAAACATAGGCTATAATGTCACAAAGATTATACCGTTAAATTCGTATTAATATGTAGTTTCCAGTGCTATACTTTTTATGACATAGATACTTAATATATAATGGGTTAAAGTTACGGTCAAAGTTTAGTCATGGAAAACGAGGGCGCCATGTAGTTAGGGATGGAGGGGGTAGCTCTTTTTACATTGGTGCATTGATTCTAGTACTGCTGCAGCTAGCTAGAGTGCATCGATTCTGGTACTCGTCACACAAAGAATCTCTGAAATTAGCTAATCGAACAACACCATCACAAGTAGATCAAAATTTTCATGTAGACCTAGCTAGATACAGCCCTCATAATAATTTGCAAAGAACCAAAGAATTGGCTAGTCCACACTCTAGCTAATTATGCAAGAACACAATCAGAAGTAGAAATTTCTCACTACTGAAATTGCGAAGGCTAAAGGAGCATTTGGTTCAAATCTTGTTAAGTGCTGCTTCCAAGGCTAAGGCAGGAGGTGCAGAAGAGACATATGTAGAAGGGAGAGTAGGGTGTAGTGCTACTACTTGTTGGCCAGCGTCCAGCTACAGTGGCATCATATCTATCCTGcttcccccaaacatgcagggagtCCATATTGTAGACTATTTTCTTGAGTGAGTGAGGAGGGAGCTCTGAAAATAATCTATTTTCTTGCATCTTACTGCGAGGCTACCCCTTCAAAAACTTCTCACTGTCCGTGTGCTAGGAGCCTATGACAGTGGTTTTGACTTTATTTTTGGTTGTCATAATAATAAGCACCCTTACCACATAACACTTCATATGCACTTGGGCTTGTTATTCCTTAGCATGCTTGTCTACTCAGATATTTATGATACTGCATTCTATCGACAACCATctattttattatatatatattttttgtctgTACCTAGTATTATTTCTTGCAACCATGATCAATGGCTTTGCTGGATGGGATTGAAAAAGAATGTGCTGGACCGATAATTCGACATGCATGGTATTGTTTTATCTAGAGGTAAATACACCACAAGTGCCTAAACTTGTTCGGCGCGTTCAGTTTAGTGCCTCAAGTTGCAAAATATGTAAAAGTGGTGCCATAACTTGTCCAAATGGTGTATATACTGTGCCTTCGCTCGTACGCCGCCGCGTGGGTGGCTTGAAAGCTGgcgtatgtcccacatgtcagtgggtgTGAGCGTGGGCAGAGCTGGGTGTTGTGGTTATTTTGTATAAAACCACTTGGGATTTAATTAATTATCCCAAGAAGTCCCTCCAACAGCGAGAAGTGATTGTGTGTTATGTTTGCGCATAGGTACCTCGAAGGCTGTGGCCTTTCATTCTAACTCCCCGCCGCTTCGTTTCCTCATCTCTGCTTTCTCTTTCGCACGATTCGCGATCAATCCGAGGCTGCGATGGCGGAGGTCCTGTGGCACCGCAATCGGCGTCGGAGGCGATGGACGACCCGCGTCGTCGTCTTACAGATGAAGCAACTCCTTCGTATGGTAACTCACACCCTCcctgttttcatgcatgatgagTATCTCTTCCTCGTCCATGACATCGTGTAGGGTTTGCCGGAGTGAGAGCAATTTTCTGGCGTGCTTGATCTTCATCTTTCGTCCATGTCATGCGAGATATTGTGTATGTGGACTGTTGCGGAGTAGATATGGGCACATTGTTCCTGAGTTTTGCTAGGGTTTATTTGGGGGTTTTGGAAGTAGGCGCCTCTTCCTGTCAAAGTAGTTGGTTATGCTTGTGTGCGCAACAAATTATCCTATAATATTGCTCAGATGTGATCATTTGCCTTGTTCGTCATTTCTGCTCAAATCTGGAGATTGTTCGAACTGAAAAATTAGAAAGATTTGTAACTGAATTTTGGGTACAGatgaagttaactgaattttggtgACACCTGATTGTATAGTTAACTGAATTTTCATGACAGGTGATGTACTGAATGTGTGCGCTGCACTGAACTGATATATGTGCTGAGTGTGTGCAAGTGCAATGCATTAGAGATGTAGGACTGTGTGCAGTGTATGTAAAGTAGATAACTAAGTTGTTCTTCATAGTTAACTGATATTTTGTTGTATTGAATAGTACAGATCACCGAATATTGGTGCAACATAGTCATCTGAACATTTCTGCAATATAGTCATATAGATCACTGAATATTGCTGCAGATGATCTTCATGATTTCCTCTCCCTTTGATTTGCACTTATAGATCACATATAGTGTTAGTTCATGAATGAACTTCTGCTGCATTATAGTTCATGAATGAACTGCTGCTTTTGTTGGGGTTTCAAAGACAACATAGACCCTTTTATTTTGGGAATTAGGGGAATTAGCCATCAGAGGGATATACACTTCTAGGGGATTTTTGCGACATTTAATTAAAGGGCAGGGGTTCCTTGTAAAAAGACAGCACGCACAGCTCACAGTGCGCCCGCAGCCACTGACGCACTGTAGCCCGTCTTCAAGCTGTGGCCAGTGGAAAAGCATAGGCGGGGACTCGCAGGTTATCATCTCGACACTATTTGATCTCGCGTCTTTTGTTTATTTGGGTATTACCGAATGAGCTGACGTCTCTTCACCTTCTTCATACATTAGCATGTCGACTTTTTGGGGGGAGAGTTCTGGATCGGGGTGCTCAAGCCTCAAGGGGGTCATGGAGTTCAATGTTTCCCGATTCGATGGTTTTTGGTAGCCAGTGTGTTCATTGCAGTGCTTGCAGACATGTATCGATGCAGGCACAACACTCATTTTTATGGCACTTGTGATTAATTAGGTCCCCAAACCTCCGGTAATGTGTCACTCATGAATAGCCATAGCCCATAATGCTGACACATGCAAACATGAagtttctgcacccgagctcatatgcacCCTCGTGAACAATAAGAAACAACTGAAATTTTTGAAGACAAACTTTGAGGAGTTCTAAACATGCGTGCTAAGAAACATTCCAAAAAATGCTACCGTAAAAAAAAATGCTACCGTAAACGGGAACATGAAGTGTCAATTTTGTTTTTTTACGGAAGCATTTTCGGAATGTTGTTTCTTCATGAAATTTAGCATGCATATTCAGAATTCGTCAAAGTTTGTCTCCAAAAAGTTTCAGACTTTCTTGTTTTTTAactttttttgattttactgtttacGAGGGTGCATCTGAGCTCGGGTGCACAAGGGTACTTTCGGTATTAATCTGCATTGATTGCAAATAGGGTGCAAGATTCTCTCGCACAAACAAAGAAATGGTCCAAAAGAAAGGAAAACAGTTTTATTCTCCATTACACCACAAAATAAAATTGAACTTCTCCCCCTTCCAAATCATGGTACTGTTCATGTCCTCTGAGTCCAGGCACCAAATCGCCGCTCTCTCCAGATTGAATTATCGGTGGAGGAGCTTCTTCCTTAGAGAGAAGATACGGTTGGGGGAGTGGTAGGAAGCCTGACGTGAGCCACGTGAGGTTGGAGAGGAAAAGATCAGTAGTTGTTTTTAATCATTTTCCAAAGAAATTTACTTTAGGGCAGctgttgaagatgtagaactttttGGTGCCAAAAAGAAAATCACTTTTTGCTGCCCTAAATTTTACTCCAAGCACTTTTCTGTGCTGACTATTTTGTTTGTAGTATGGGACAACAATGTGTATCTGAGATACAATGGGATTGGCAGAAATGAACACATAACTAAACAAGGATTTAGCTTAGGATTCTTTAAGCACATAGGTTACAATTAAGTGCAAATGCCTCAGAATATGTCGCAGTCTCGACTTCACAAGGACTAACcagcaaaaataaaaaacaagcgGGGTCCATACTTCATAGAGTGGGGCGACAACAACCAACAATAGTCTCAACACAAAACCGGAGACGGAGAATATGCATCCTTTTTGTTATCAAAGTACTCATCTCCGAACAAACCATACGGTATAGAGTAGAAAGCTGGTATATAATAACGATCTCTTGGTTCAGACCAACTGTCATTCGACATGCTacaaaatcaaaaagaaaaaaataatgttAATATCAATAACTGAATCAGATTAATCAACGAGGGGTCGACTTAATGGGGTCTTAATGTTATCACAAAAAAGTACACGTCTCCCAACAAACCATACTGTAGAGTAGGAAGTTTTTTCTTTTTGAGGGAAAAAAAACATTGTCTTGGTTTTAAGCTCACAGCTCTAGGCCCGTGGGAACATATAGCATTAACAAAAGCATCATAGAAAACCTTATGGGGTTTTCAAATTAAGCACTATGGATTTTCGGAATGAGCTCTAAAATTTCAGATATTGTTCCTTCATTTCCTTATAAAGCATTCAAAGCAACATTACTCCCCCTTGGTCCCTCTACTTTAATCATCATTTAGGCCTCATTTGGTTATTCAATCTTGTAATTGAATTCAAGCAAACTATCAtaagtgagatgacatgtatctcagttCCTATGGAAAGATGTCACTAGGATAGGAAAATTTTCATTGGGTCTAGAGTAATGTTTTCTTTCCTTTGAAAATGTGAAgtattgattcctatcctacatagggaTAGGAACCTATTCTTACAAAGTAAAGGGCTCCAAAGGAAAAAAAATCCCTACTAAATTCCTACCCTTTAGAATTCTTAcaaaattcctctaaaccaaaagAGGCCTTAAATTTCCTAGACTTGTTCCGTAGATCACTCAAATACCTCAATTGATTAATTCTTGACTACTTAATCCTGTAGGATTTCTAGCATCTGATTCATAGGATTTCACTAACCATGGCATCTGATTCCATGTTCTTACCTATTCTTGCGTTCTCAAGTTCCTACATAGGAGGCCAATAGGAGTAGAAACATTGATAAGCCCATGGAATCATAGCCTCAGTAAGCTGCAGATCAGAACTTGAGCCTTCGGGCTACTATATATCCAAGCAAGATATGCCTACTTAATGTTGGGAATCTTGGGATGGTAAAGAGCGTGGAAAATTGTGAAGACTGCGGATGTTGTTGGAACAGAAACCATGTACAACATGTAAATCTCAGGGCATCAAAAAGAGCTTCCTCAAATCTCAACATTATACCATTACAAAAAATGTTAAGACATACCATTGTTCATCAAAATATCCCAAGACTTCCTGAATTTTTTCCCTCGGTAGGTATGGGGTTTCTTCATCATGGAAGAAATTCATGCCAATCAAATTCCCACAAGCATCAATAAGAGGCCCTCCAATCCCAGCCTATAGAACAAAGAAAGACATAAGTGACACCAGAAAAAGGGGATGCAAAAAAATGGTAATGCATAATTAATACACAGATTCAATGATGCATTGATCATATTTCTAATACAAATAATTATTTTGCAACATGCGAAACATACAAGCAGGCAAAATATACATATACTTTGGTGATTTTACAAGTGGaaatcccaagctcttcgcaagcaAGTTTGCTTTCTCTGTCAATTAACACCCCTCTTGAGGCCATTAATTTTGGACGTTCAAAGAGACGCCCTACAGCTAAAACCTCAATATTAGGGGTGAAAGAAATACGCTCTTCCACATCCACTGCACAAGAACTGTAGGAACCCATGATCTCAACAACTGCAACATTATAGCGTAGATCATAATGTTTCAATGTCCCCGTGACATGTTGTTTATTATTAAGGTGCACTTCAATCTGCAATGATAAGGTTAAACCAGTGTCATAAACGGACAAACAAAAGGCACAAACAATGATGCGCATTGCCAATACCAACCCGCAAGTTATCATCAATCTTGTTTCCATCGCCAGAAGTTTTAACCAAACTTGCTGTAGTAAGGATTCTCACGGGATTACAGTTTATATATACGCCTGTGCAAGCAAAACACCTTGAATTTCCTGCACACATCATAATTTGGTCAATAATAATCGgggaaacaaggaaaaacaaaagcgAGAATACGACGAACAAAAATCACCATTGAATGAAGCAAGTGAGACGACACATTCAGACATAGTTAAAGCAACATTTTCACTGAGTGTGCTCCAGGTATTGTCCTCAAATTCCTCTTCAAAAGAGTTAATCACATGCGTACCATCTGTTTAAAGAAACGACATGTCAGTTGAAAATTAAGTGGTTGCAACAATGAAGGGGTACTCAGAAAATTAATGGAAAATAATGGGCATATGATAATATTAATTACCAACAAATGAAGCAAGGGAGACAAAACTTTCTGATAGTTCTGACTCAATCTGTTTGGTGCGTTCACTCGAGGAACTTTGACAGGATTTAACCAAGTTACCAAATCCATCTTCAAATGTAATATCTGGATGGATAGGTCCTAGTTAATTAAAGAAACATGGTACAGGTAAACAATTGTGAGTGCTACAACAGTTTGGCTGTGTAAAAATACTTGCAGGGGCAATAGAAGTATGAAGACTCACGTTGCATAAGTTTTGTTCTGCTAGCATTTTGCTTTTTGTTAAAGCAACCTATGTGCTTGCCTCTTCGCTTGCGCATGCTTTTCTGCATCTTCCCAACCCTGGAGTCGATGAAACAATGTCATTTACAACAAGTAGAGCATGGTTGTAAAAACCATTAGACATCAAACACCTCAACTAACCTAAAAAGAGAGTGAGAAACTAGCTGAGATGACAGCAAGAAAACAGATTTGCTAGCGATAAGGCATTAAGATAATACAAAAATCTAAGGGGCTGCTTGCATCCTTTGCCCAAACAGAAATAGCCCACCTAGCCTTGATGGGCTAGCTTTCTGCCAAAAGCAAGGAACCGTCATGGCAAGGCGTGCAGGTGCTGCAGGCAGTGTGGGGGTGAGTGAAAAGCTAGCAGTGACCATAGCAGCTTTCATACTCCTTTTACAGCTAAAACATCAGCTCTAATGACTGATTTTTCTGTTGACCTGCTTTGCGTGTCCTGTTTTTTCCTACAATTTTTTAATCTCCTCTTCTCTTGTCAGTACTGTGCATATTTTGATCAGAGACTTGtacttttgaaaaaaattcaatgaCACTAATCAAATCACTTGATGTACTACGATTTTTGTTAAGAAAACAGATTTCTGTTGTTACCTGTCATGTTTTTTCCTTTTTGAATCCCCTCTTCTCTTGTACTAAGCACTGCACATATTTTGATCAAAGACTTCAAAGCACTTAATAAGCAGAATAATAGATACATAGATATGTCTATACGGAAGCTGTTATACGCAAATCAATAATTGAGCCAGTCGAGGGAAGTTGGTAACCTCAACCTCATGGCAAAGTGATGAATGTATCTCGTCAAGTTAAAATCCAAACGAAGAACAATGAAAATCTTTGCCATCGGGAGCAAGGGGACCAAACCAATAATATGCCTTGCCTCGAAACCCTAGCTCGGCTGGGCTAGTTTGCCCATCCTAACTATAGGCAAGGCTCGATAAGATAACCGAGCTTATAAGTCACCTAAATTTTCATTAAGGCTTTTAGGGTTAGGAAATTTATTAGAGTTTGGGGGTAGGGGTTACCTTCCTCCGGTTGGTTGACCACCGGTGGCAGCGGGCATCGGGCGGCACGGGAGTGCGGCGTGGACGCCGCCAGCAGCACTGGTAGAAGAACGGCGGGGGGCTGGATCCGGGCGGGGCCGCCTCATGAACGTCCCGTATAAGAAGGGGCAGTGGAGAGGAAAGGAGTCGAAATCGAggcagaggcggaggcggcggaAGGGGAGGGGgtgattgatctctctct contains these protein-coding regions:
- the LOC119347272 gene encoding uncharacterized protein LOC119347272, producing the protein MQKSMRKRRGKHIGCFNKKQNASRTKLMQRPIHPDITFEDGFGNLVKSCQSSSSERTKQIESELSESFVSLASFVDGTHVINSFEEEFEDNTWSTLSENVALTMSECVVSLASFNGNSRCFACTGVYINCNPVRILTTASLVKTSGDGNKIDDNLRIEVHLNNKQHVTGTLKHYDLRYNVAVVEIMGSYSSCAVDVEERISFTPNIEVLAVGRLFERPKLMASRGVLIDRESKLACEELGISTCKITKVYVYFACLYVSHVAK
- the LOC119347273 gene encoding uncharacterized protein LOC119347273, giving the protein MSGERKQLELHTRLTKTVVEINGDCPDPTPEDENKRKYFPMIGTIVVAAPDFCFVVVKSSLIEKHGIYTINRDGKSINIKAEDFILSIGTLAGFYLYHNQLPYDIEKVEAVEFGEEVELFDVVYLCDLTFGLTKLSFDLTDGHVMDTDGVNFVHNCAQSLHTGQGAPVFSGKGKLVGLCILNIQGPSIALTVTQIKQNLMRIYKTKTLEKFFEEVRASAGNAKAPASAMDVD